Proteins from one Elgaria multicarinata webbii isolate HBS135686 ecotype San Diego chromosome 3, rElgMul1.1.pri, whole genome shotgun sequence genomic window:
- the SOAT2 gene encoding sterol O-acyltransferase 2 isoform X1, with amino-acid sequence MEPREVSTKSMRKRRSWEQTKEEEEPQQVPSGEDKCLDIITAHIEWKRHMEVTKSEVLAQVHAQLNKLLDKALEEAAHTFPQRLKKGPGKKQSREKEKVLEKQKVFVDQQSLLDELLEVEHFRTIYHMFVAMFCVFALSTVVVDFIDERRPVLNFNLFIFAFGQLPTALTAWLCMFLYTLLVPYKALQLWATSLKTVRFPKLFTVAMAAVLLACHAAGLGFCPIYTAVSYRLGPASRFIVILEQIRFLMKSHSFLRESVPPILQSTSQDGKVHPPEFSTYLYFLFCPTLIYRENYPRTPYVRWTYVIQNFAKFLGCVFYLHLIMVHHCVPVFTNLSKQPFTVKTLVLSIFNATLPGMVLLLACFFGLLHCWQNAFAEMLRFADRTFYKDWWNSTSFSTYYRKWNVTVHDWLYCYIYQDFLWLLRGKGRAVAMLSVFIVSAAVHEYSFTLCFGFFYPVMFTLFAIFGVIFNFILNDKRTSPVWNVLMWIFLFVGQGIQVCLYCQEWYAQIDCPLKERTFWGIVTPRSWSCRT; translated from the exons ATGGAGCCGAGGGAGGTGAGCACTAAAAGCATGAGGAaaaggagatcctgggagcagaccaaagaggaagaggagccacAGCAAGTACCCAGTG GGGAGGACAAATGCCTGGACATCATCACTGCCCACATCGAATGGAAGAGGCACATGGAG GTGACAAAGTCGGAGGTGCTGGCGCAGGTGCACGCACAACTCAACAAGCTCCTGGACAAGGCTTTGGAAGAAGCAGCGCACACCTTCCCCCAGCGTTTGAAGAAGGGCCCAGGAAAAAAGCAGAGCAg agagaaggagaaggtaCTGGAGAAGCAGAAAGTCTTTGTTGACCAACAGTCATTGCTTGA TGAGCTGCTGGAAGTAGAACACTTCCGCACCATCTACCACATGTTTGTGGCCATGTTCTGTGTCTTTGCTCTCAGCACAGTTGTTGTGGATTTCATTGATGAAAGACG CCCTGTCCTGAACTTCAATCTCTTCATCTTTGCTTTTGGACAGCTGCCCACGGCCCTCACAGCCTGGCTTTGCATGTTCCTCTATACCTTGCTGGTGCCCTACAAGGCCCTGCAGCTGTGGGCCACCTCCTTGAAGACCGTCAGGTTCCCCAAGCTCTTCACCGTCGCCATGGCTGCGGTGCTGCTGGCCTGCCATGCTGCTGGTTTGGGCTTCTGTCCCATCTATACTGCTGTCTCCTACCGTTTGGGGCCTGCCTCCCGCTTCATCGTCATTCTTGAGCAG ATCCGGTTCCTGATGAAAAGCCACTCCTTCTTGCGGGAATCTGTGCCTCCCATCCTCCAGTCCACGTCACAAGACG gGAAAGTACACCCACCTGAATTCTCAACTTACCTGTATTTTCTCTTTTGCCCTACTTTGATCTACAGGGAGAACTACCCAAG GACACCATATGTGCGTTGGACGTATGTCATCCAGAACTTTGCTAAG TTCCTTGGCTGCGTGTTTTATTTGCACCTCATCATGGTGCACCACTGCGTCCCCGTCTTCACCAACTTGAGCAAACAGCCCTTCACCGTCAAGACCCTGGTGCTCTCCATCTTCAATGCAACGTTACCAG GGATGGTTTTGCTGCTGGCGTGCTTCTTTGGTTTACTGCACTGCTGGCAAAATGCCTTTGCGGAGATGCTGCGCTTTGCAGACCGAACCTTCTACAAG GACTGGTGGAATTCCACTTCATTCTCGACATACTATCGAAAGTGGAATGTGACTGTACATGACTGGCTCTACTGCTATATCTATCAGGACTTCCTGTGG CTGCTTAGAGGGAAAGGCCGGGCTGTGGCGATGCTCTCTGTCTTCATTGTGTCGGCTGCTGTCCATGAATACAGCTTCACCTTGTGCTTTGGCTTCTTCTACCCCGTCATGTTCACTCTCTTTGCTATCTTTGGAG TGATCTTTAACTTCATCCTCAACGATAAGAGAACGAGCCCCGTCTGGAACGTCCTCATGTGGATCTTCCTCTTTGTGGGCCAAGGAATCCAGGTCTGCTTGTACTGCCAGGAGTGGTACGCCCAAATCGATTGCCCACTCAAGGAG AGGACCTTCTGGGGAATAGTGACCCCACGTTCCTGGTCGTGCCGAACCTAG
- the SOAT2 gene encoding sterol O-acyltransferase 2 isoform X2 — protein sequence MEPREVSTKSMRKRRSWEQTKEEEEPQQVPSGEDKCLDIITAHIEWKRHMEVTKSEVLAQVHAQLNKLLDKALEEAAHTFPQRLKKGPGKKQSREKEKVLEKQKVFVDQQSLLDPVLNFNLFIFAFGQLPTALTAWLCMFLYTLLVPYKALQLWATSLKTVRFPKLFTVAMAAVLLACHAAGLGFCPIYTAVSYRLGPASRFIVILEQIRFLMKSHSFLRESVPPILQSTSQDGKVHPPEFSTYLYFLFCPTLIYRENYPRTPYVRWTYVIQNFAKFLGCVFYLHLIMVHHCVPVFTNLSKQPFTVKTLVLSIFNATLPGMVLLLACFFGLLHCWQNAFAEMLRFADRTFYKDWWNSTSFSTYYRKWNVTVHDWLYCYIYQDFLWLLRGKGRAVAMLSVFIVSAAVHEYSFTLCFGFFYPVMFTLFAIFGVIFNFILNDKRTSPVWNVLMWIFLFVGQGIQVCLYCQEWYAQIDCPLKERTFWGIVTPRSWSCRT from the exons ATGGAGCCGAGGGAGGTGAGCACTAAAAGCATGAGGAaaaggagatcctgggagcagaccaaagaggaagaggagccacAGCAAGTACCCAGTG GGGAGGACAAATGCCTGGACATCATCACTGCCCACATCGAATGGAAGAGGCACATGGAG GTGACAAAGTCGGAGGTGCTGGCGCAGGTGCACGCACAACTCAACAAGCTCCTGGACAAGGCTTTGGAAGAAGCAGCGCACACCTTCCCCCAGCGTTTGAAGAAGGGCCCAGGAAAAAAGCAGAGCAg agagaaggagaaggtaCTGGAGAAGCAGAAAGTCTTTGTTGACCAACAGTCATTGCTTGA CCCTGTCCTGAACTTCAATCTCTTCATCTTTGCTTTTGGACAGCTGCCCACGGCCCTCACAGCCTGGCTTTGCATGTTCCTCTATACCTTGCTGGTGCCCTACAAGGCCCTGCAGCTGTGGGCCACCTCCTTGAAGACCGTCAGGTTCCCCAAGCTCTTCACCGTCGCCATGGCTGCGGTGCTGCTGGCCTGCCATGCTGCTGGTTTGGGCTTCTGTCCCATCTATACTGCTGTCTCCTACCGTTTGGGGCCTGCCTCCCGCTTCATCGTCATTCTTGAGCAG ATCCGGTTCCTGATGAAAAGCCACTCCTTCTTGCGGGAATCTGTGCCTCCCATCCTCCAGTCCACGTCACAAGACG gGAAAGTACACCCACCTGAATTCTCAACTTACCTGTATTTTCTCTTTTGCCCTACTTTGATCTACAGGGAGAACTACCCAAG GACACCATATGTGCGTTGGACGTATGTCATCCAGAACTTTGCTAAG TTCCTTGGCTGCGTGTTTTATTTGCACCTCATCATGGTGCACCACTGCGTCCCCGTCTTCACCAACTTGAGCAAACAGCCCTTCACCGTCAAGACCCTGGTGCTCTCCATCTTCAATGCAACGTTACCAG GGATGGTTTTGCTGCTGGCGTGCTTCTTTGGTTTACTGCACTGCTGGCAAAATGCCTTTGCGGAGATGCTGCGCTTTGCAGACCGAACCTTCTACAAG GACTGGTGGAATTCCACTTCATTCTCGACATACTATCGAAAGTGGAATGTGACTGTACATGACTGGCTCTACTGCTATATCTATCAGGACTTCCTGTGG CTGCTTAGAGGGAAAGGCCGGGCTGTGGCGATGCTCTCTGTCTTCATTGTGTCGGCTGCTGTCCATGAATACAGCTTCACCTTGTGCTTTGGCTTCTTCTACCCCGTCATGTTCACTCTCTTTGCTATCTTTGGAG TGATCTTTAACTTCATCCTCAACGATAAGAGAACGAGCCCCGTCTGGAACGTCCTCATGTGGATCTTCCTCTTTGTGGGCCAAGGAATCCAGGTCTGCTTGTACTGCCAGGAGTGGTACGCCCAAATCGATTGCCCACTCAAGGAG AGGACCTTCTGGGGAATAGTGACCCCACGTTCCTGGTCGTGCCGAACCTAG
- the SOAT2 gene encoding sterol O-acyltransferase 2 isoform X4 encodes MEPREVSTKSMRKRRSWEQTKEEEEPQQVPSGEDKCLDIITAHIEWKRHMEVTKSEVLAQVHAQLNKLLDKALEEAAHTFPQRLKKGPGKKQSREKEKVLEKQKVFVDQQSLLDELLEVEHFRTIYHMFVAMFCVFALSTVVVDFIDERRPVLNFNLFIFAFGQLPTALTAWLCMFLYTLLVPYKALQLWATSLKTVRFPKLFTVAMAAVLLACHAAGLGFCPIYTAVSYRLGPASRFIVILEQIRFLMKSHSFLRESVPPILQSTSQDGKVHPPEFSTYLYFLFCPTLIYRENYPRTPYVRWTYVIQNFAKFLGCVFYLHLIMVHHCVPVFTNLSKQPFTVKTLVLSIFNATLPGMVLLLACFFGLLHCWQNAFAEMLRFADRTFYKVMPRAWGKLQGRDWAVYTPFHLDYRTGGIPLHSRHTIESGM; translated from the exons ATGGAGCCGAGGGAGGTGAGCACTAAAAGCATGAGGAaaaggagatcctgggagcagaccaaagaggaagaggagccacAGCAAGTACCCAGTG GGGAGGACAAATGCCTGGACATCATCACTGCCCACATCGAATGGAAGAGGCACATGGAG GTGACAAAGTCGGAGGTGCTGGCGCAGGTGCACGCACAACTCAACAAGCTCCTGGACAAGGCTTTGGAAGAAGCAGCGCACACCTTCCCCCAGCGTTTGAAGAAGGGCCCAGGAAAAAAGCAGAGCAg agagaaggagaaggtaCTGGAGAAGCAGAAAGTCTTTGTTGACCAACAGTCATTGCTTGA TGAGCTGCTGGAAGTAGAACACTTCCGCACCATCTACCACATGTTTGTGGCCATGTTCTGTGTCTTTGCTCTCAGCACAGTTGTTGTGGATTTCATTGATGAAAGACG CCCTGTCCTGAACTTCAATCTCTTCATCTTTGCTTTTGGACAGCTGCCCACGGCCCTCACAGCCTGGCTTTGCATGTTCCTCTATACCTTGCTGGTGCCCTACAAGGCCCTGCAGCTGTGGGCCACCTCCTTGAAGACCGTCAGGTTCCCCAAGCTCTTCACCGTCGCCATGGCTGCGGTGCTGCTGGCCTGCCATGCTGCTGGTTTGGGCTTCTGTCCCATCTATACTGCTGTCTCCTACCGTTTGGGGCCTGCCTCCCGCTTCATCGTCATTCTTGAGCAG ATCCGGTTCCTGATGAAAAGCCACTCCTTCTTGCGGGAATCTGTGCCTCCCATCCTCCAGTCCACGTCACAAGACG gGAAAGTACACCCACCTGAATTCTCAACTTACCTGTATTTTCTCTTTTGCCCTACTTTGATCTACAGGGAGAACTACCCAAG GACACCATATGTGCGTTGGACGTATGTCATCCAGAACTTTGCTAAG TTCCTTGGCTGCGTGTTTTATTTGCACCTCATCATGGTGCACCACTGCGTCCCCGTCTTCACCAACTTGAGCAAACAGCCCTTCACCGTCAAGACCCTGGTGCTCTCCATCTTCAATGCAACGTTACCAG GGATGGTTTTGCTGCTGGCGTGCTTCTTTGGTTTACTGCACTGCTGGCAAAATGCCTTTGCGGAGATGCTGCGCTTTGCAGACCGAACCTTCTACAAGGTGATGCCCAGGGCTTGGGGGAAGTTGCAGGGAAGGGATTGGGCTGTTTATACCCCCTTCCACCTGGACTACAG GACTGGTGGAATTCCACTTCATTCTCGACATACTATCGAAAGTGGAATGTGA
- the LOC134396587 gene encoding uncharacterized protein LOC134396587, with product MDVRERLLWALQELAQDEFDAFVFFLDSIPRGKLHNVTRVTLAELLLRYFPDRALAVTAEVLEKIPRMDLLQQLRREAEGAGGIRERRGGGGGDAPREEAAAVARAPPAAPVQPRVVSDKELMKLSKNMGREWKIIGIEFLGMKNSLLEQIEEDNPKNMAMQAFYMLKNWRNREKGGATAVRLYDILSQEAVELGHDAYAFLIENS from the exons ATGGACGTGAGAGAGCGGCTGCTGTGGGCACTCCAGGAATTGGCTCAGGACGAGTTCGACGCGTTTGTTTTCTTTCTGGACTCGATCCCACGGGGAAAGCTCCACAACGTCACCCGGGTCACGCTAGCTGAGCTGCTCCTGCGGTATTTTCCCGACAGGGCGTTAGCGGTCACCGCCGAGGTGCTGGAGAAGATCCCCCGGATGGATCTCCTCCAACAACTCCGGCGCGAGGCCGAAGGGGCAGGTGGCATCAGGgagcggagaggaggaggaggaggagacgcacCTAGGGAGGAAGCCGCGGCGGTGGCAAGAGCGCCCCCAGCAGCACCAG TGCAACCCAGGGTGGTCTCAGATAAGGAGCTGATGAAGCTGTCCAAAAACATGGGCAGGGAATGGAAGATAATCGGGATTGAGTTCCTAGGGATGAAGAACTCACTCCTGGAGCAGATTGAAGAGGACAATCCTAAGAACATGGCCATGCAAGCCTTCTACATGCTAAAGAATTGGCGGAACCGTGAAAAAGGGGGAGCCACTGCAGTCCGGCTGTACGACATCCTCAGCCAGGAAGCGGTGGAGCTCGGCCATGATGCTTATGCGTTCCTGATTGAGAATTCTTGA
- the SOAT2 gene encoding sterol O-acyltransferase 2 isoform X3 → MEVTKSEVLAQVHAQLNKLLDKALEEAAHTFPQRLKKGPGKKQSREKEKVLEKQKVFVDQQSLLDELLEVEHFRTIYHMFVAMFCVFALSTVVVDFIDERRPVLNFNLFIFAFGQLPTALTAWLCMFLYTLLVPYKALQLWATSLKTVRFPKLFTVAMAAVLLACHAAGLGFCPIYTAVSYRLGPASRFIVILEQIRFLMKSHSFLRESVPPILQSTSQDGKVHPPEFSTYLYFLFCPTLIYRENYPRTPYVRWTYVIQNFAKFLGCVFYLHLIMVHHCVPVFTNLSKQPFTVKTLVLSIFNATLPGMVLLLACFFGLLHCWQNAFAEMLRFADRTFYKDWWNSTSFSTYYRKWNVTVHDWLYCYIYQDFLWLLRGKGRAVAMLSVFIVSAAVHEYSFTLCFGFFYPVMFTLFAIFGVIFNFILNDKRTSPVWNVLMWIFLFVGQGIQVCLYCQEWYAQIDCPLKERTFWGIVTPRSWSCRT, encoded by the exons ATGGAG GTGACAAAGTCGGAGGTGCTGGCGCAGGTGCACGCACAACTCAACAAGCTCCTGGACAAGGCTTTGGAAGAAGCAGCGCACACCTTCCCCCAGCGTTTGAAGAAGGGCCCAGGAAAAAAGCAGAGCAg agagaaggagaaggtaCTGGAGAAGCAGAAAGTCTTTGTTGACCAACAGTCATTGCTTGA TGAGCTGCTGGAAGTAGAACACTTCCGCACCATCTACCACATGTTTGTGGCCATGTTCTGTGTCTTTGCTCTCAGCACAGTTGTTGTGGATTTCATTGATGAAAGACG CCCTGTCCTGAACTTCAATCTCTTCATCTTTGCTTTTGGACAGCTGCCCACGGCCCTCACAGCCTGGCTTTGCATGTTCCTCTATACCTTGCTGGTGCCCTACAAGGCCCTGCAGCTGTGGGCCACCTCCTTGAAGACCGTCAGGTTCCCCAAGCTCTTCACCGTCGCCATGGCTGCGGTGCTGCTGGCCTGCCATGCTGCTGGTTTGGGCTTCTGTCCCATCTATACTGCTGTCTCCTACCGTTTGGGGCCTGCCTCCCGCTTCATCGTCATTCTTGAGCAG ATCCGGTTCCTGATGAAAAGCCACTCCTTCTTGCGGGAATCTGTGCCTCCCATCCTCCAGTCCACGTCACAAGACG gGAAAGTACACCCACCTGAATTCTCAACTTACCTGTATTTTCTCTTTTGCCCTACTTTGATCTACAGGGAGAACTACCCAAG GACACCATATGTGCGTTGGACGTATGTCATCCAGAACTTTGCTAAG TTCCTTGGCTGCGTGTTTTATTTGCACCTCATCATGGTGCACCACTGCGTCCCCGTCTTCACCAACTTGAGCAAACAGCCCTTCACCGTCAAGACCCTGGTGCTCTCCATCTTCAATGCAACGTTACCAG GGATGGTTTTGCTGCTGGCGTGCTTCTTTGGTTTACTGCACTGCTGGCAAAATGCCTTTGCGGAGATGCTGCGCTTTGCAGACCGAACCTTCTACAAG GACTGGTGGAATTCCACTTCATTCTCGACATACTATCGAAAGTGGAATGTGACTGTACATGACTGGCTCTACTGCTATATCTATCAGGACTTCCTGTGG CTGCTTAGAGGGAAAGGCCGGGCTGTGGCGATGCTCTCTGTCTTCATTGTGTCGGCTGCTGTCCATGAATACAGCTTCACCTTGTGCTTTGGCTTCTTCTACCCCGTCATGTTCACTCTCTTTGCTATCTTTGGAG TGATCTTTAACTTCATCCTCAACGATAAGAGAACGAGCCCCGTCTGGAACGTCCTCATGTGGATCTTCCTCTTTGTGGGCCAAGGAATCCAGGTCTGCTTGTACTGCCAGGAGTGGTACGCCCAAATCGATTGCCCACTCAAGGAG AGGACCTTCTGGGGAATAGTGACCCCACGTTCCTGGTCGTGCCGAACCTAG